The genomic region GACGGTCATGGACGCGGTTCAAAACGAGGGTGAGATCACCGTTTCGGAAGGCGATGCCGCCGAGGTGATCGCCAATGCCGATCGCGTCGTGGAAGCCGATTACTTCACAGGCTATGCCGACCACGTGAACATGGAACCCCTCAACGGCACCGCGCTCGTCACCGATGAACGGGTCGATGTCTGGATGCCCACCCAGCACACTCAGCAGAGCCACATGGTCGCTGCCGAGGAATCCGGGATCGCGCCGGAAAACGTCTATGTCCACCAGACCTTCGTCGGCGGCGGCTTCGGCCGGCGCGTCTTCGGCGATGATACCCGCATGGTGGTCGCCGTTGCCAAGAAGCATCCGGGCGTGCCGGTTCATGTCATCTGGTCGCGTGAGGAATCCATGCGCCAGGGCCGCTTCCGTGCCATGATCGGCGCCAAGCTCAAGGCCAGCCTGGGCGAGGATGGTTATCCCACCGCATTCCTCGTGCGTCACGCCGGCCGTGGCCAGGGTCCAAACGTTTTGTCCGACACCGCTTATGTGGCGGGCAAGGGCATCCCGGCCCTCCAGGTCGAAGAGCACATCCTGCCGCTCAACTTCATGACTGGCCCCTACCGGGGCCCCAGCTACAACGTCAATTCCTTCATCATGGAATCCTTCATTGACGAATTGGCCCATGAAGCTGGCGTCGATCCGCTCGAATATCGGATCAAGCTCATGGAGCCCTGGGAAGACAAGGGCTGGGTTAAGGCGCTCGAAACCGTGGCCGAACGGGCCGGATGGGGCGAGTCGCTGCCGCGCGGGCAGGGCATGGGCATCGCGGTCTGCAACTGGGGCGGCGGCGGCCGGCCGTTCTTCGGCACCACCGCGGCAGCGGTGGCCCGTGTTGAGGTGAGCCCGGAAGGGCAGCTCAAGATCCTGCAGATCGATGCCACCTGCGACGTCGGCACCATCGTCAATCCCGATGCCGTTCTCGCCCAGATCCAGGGCGGCACCATTTTCGGGCTCAACATGTCGATGAACGAGGAACTCGAGATCGAGAACGGCGCCATCGTGAGCGATAATTTCCATCGCTACCCGATGCTCCGCATGGCGGACGTGCCCACCAATATCCGCGTCCATCTCGACGGCACTTCGGGTCACGAACGCATCAACGAGATTGGCGAGCCGCCCGTCGGCCCGGTCGGTCCGGCCATCGGCAACGCCATCTATGCGGCCATCGGCAAGCGCATCCGCAGCCTGCCGTTCCGCACGGCGGACCTCACCTGGTCCTGATCGCCATTGGGGAGCGGCGTTCCTCGCCGCTCCCGCTCAGGAGGATGGCGTGCGATCCATATCCATCGTCGCGATCGCAATGGCTGCTTCCGGCATCGTCCTTGCCGGTGCGCTTGCCCAGTCGGGCAACGCCATTCCCGAACCTCTCACCGATGAGCCAGGCGACATAAGGCGCGGCATGACCGTCGCCGCCAACACCGATCTCGGCAATTGCATCATCTGCCATCACATTCCGCTGCCCGATGTCCCCGCCGGTGCCTTCGGCTCGGTGGGCCCATCCCTCGCCGGCGTCGGCAGCCGTCTTAGCGAGGGCGAGCTGCGCTTGCGGATCGTCGATTCCAGCCGCATCAATCCCGCGACCGTCATGCCGCCCTATCATCGCACCCAAGGCTTGGAGCGCGTCGCCGATGGATACGCCGGCGAGCCCATTCTCACCGCCCAGCAGATCGAAGACCTCATCGCCTTCCTGCAAACCCTGACGGACGAAGCACAATGAAAACCGCTCTCGTCCCGCTGGTTGGAATCCTCGCGGTGTTCAGCTCCGCCTGGTTCGCCCAGGAACTGCAGCTCGAGCAGGAACCCCGCTCCGGCTACACCTTTTTGGGCCCGGAACTGCAGGCGCTTCAGGATGACGAATTCTCGAACCCGGGCATCCTCTGGCTCGATCAGGGGGCGCAACTCTGGACAGAAGCCGGCCCACAAAGCCAGCAATCCTGCGCGTCCTGCCATGACGATGCAGCGGTCTCCATGGCCGGCGTCGCCGCCCGCTATCCCGCCTTCGATCCCGAACTCGGCCACGTCATCAATCTCGAACAGCAGATCAACCAGTGCCGCTCCGAGCGCCAGGGGCTCGATCCACTCCCCTACGAATCCGACGCGCTCCTCGCGCTCACCCTTTACGTCACCGCCCAGTCCGACGGCATGCCCATCGATGTGGACATCGACGGACCCGCCCGCGAAAGCTACGAGCGCGGCGCGGCCCAATTCAGCCAGCGCATTGGCCAGCTCAACATGTCCTGCCAGAACTGCCACGTGGAAAATGTCGGCAACAGATTGCGCGGTGAACCCATCAGCCAGGGCCAGATCAACGGCTTCCCCATCTACCGCCTGCTCTGGAACAGCCCGGCCTCGACCCACCGCATGTTCGCCTGGTGCAACGAGGCCGTCCGTGCCGAACCGTTCGAAGCCGGCTCGCAAAGCTATGTCGATCTCGAGCTTTTCCTCAAAGCCCGCGCCGAGGGCCTCGAAATCGAGACCCCCGCGATACGCCGCTAGGCCTTCTCGACCTGCAGGTCCGCCGTGCTGTCATGCCAGCGCAACAGCCGCTTCTCGGCGGCGAGCACCAGCAGATACAGCCCGTACCCGATAAACGAGAGCACGAACACGGTGACCAGCACCAGCTCGACATCCGACGTCTCCTGGCCGAGCGCCAGGAGATAACCGAGCCCGGCCCGCGCGCCCATCAGCTCGCCGATCACCGCCGCCGTCACCGCCAGCGTCACCGCCACCTTTGCGCCAGAAAACAGCATGGGCAGCGACATCGGCAATTCCAGCCGCCACACCCGCTGGATCGGATTGAGCCTCAAAATCCGCGCCAGCTCCTCCATCTGCGAAGGCATCGCCCGCAGCGAGGAGAGCATGTTGGAAAGAATGGGAAAGAAGGTGACGATCGCCACCAGCACGATCTTGGGCGTCATATCGAGCCCCAGCCACAGCAGCAGCAACGGCGCAATGGCGATCTTGGGCGCCGTCTGCAAAAACACGATGATCGGGTTAAGCAGCATCTCGACCACCGGGAACCGCTGGAACAGCAGCGCCGCCAACACCCCGATGACCCCGCCGATCACCAGCCCGATGACGATTTCCGCCAGCGTGATCGGAATATGGCTGAACAGCCCCGCCTCGGTGGTCAGGAACCATGCCTCCTGCACCAGCGCCCATGGTCCGGGCACGAGATAGGCCGGCACGTTGAACACGATCAAGAGGATCTGCCAAAGCGCCAGGAATACGGCGAGCGAGACGATGGTTCTGACCATGGGCGGGGCTCCGAATTACGGAGTGCAACCGGTTTTGCGGTTCGGAAGCACGACCGAAAAAAGATATGTTGGCCCGGCAGCGAACCGCCGGGCCGCGCGGATTACTGGATCGAGGAAGGGGATTCGACGACGAGGTCGCCGGCCTCGAAACCTTCCGGGATCACTTCATATTCGACGGCGGTATCGATCGTCGTTTGCCAGCTCTCGAGGTTGCCATAGCCCAGCTCATGAGCTTCGGTGTCCTCACTCTGCCAGAGCGTTTCCACGAAGACTTCGGAGATGATCTCGGTCACGATCTCTTCCTGCCCGGCAAAGGTCGGGGTGTACTCGGCGACCGCCATGTCCACTTCGGTCCGAACGTCGCCCTCGACGATGTGCTCGATGCCCTTGTTGAGCGCGGCGATGAAGCCGGCCACTTCGGCGCTGCTGTTCTCGAGGAAGGATTCCGAGGTCACCAGCACATTGCCCTTGGAGGGCAGGTAGTCGTCCGAGCGGATCATGCCCACATCGATGCCATCGGCCTGCAGGTTGTAGTAGCGCAGCATCGAGAACACGATGGCGTCCACCTGGTCGGACGAAAGCGCTTCCACGATGGCGCCCGTGCCCACGATCTCGACATTGACGTCGTTGATGGACAACCCTTCCTGGGCCATCATCACCTGGAGCTGGATGTAATTGGGGCTGCCATAGCTCGTCACCGCCACCGTCTTTCCGGCGAGGTCAGCCGGCGTTTCGATCCCGGATTCGGTCTTGAACAGCACCGCGCCGATGCCGTTCTGATATGTGGTGTGGATAATCTTGACGGGCAGGTCGTTGGCACGCGCGGCGATCACCGCGTCACCATTGGGGAAGCCGAACTGCACGTTGCCCACGGCAACGTTGGTCAGTATGTCGGCGGCGTTGGCATAGAGGAAATCGACGTCCAGGCCTTCTTCGGCGAAATAGCCGTAATGGTCCGCCACGAACAGCGGCAGGTAGTACGGCACGGCGGCGCCGTCGATCTGGATGGTCACCGGGGCCAGGTCCTGGGCCGAGGCGGGAGCGGCAAGGCCGAGGGCCAGAACCGAAGCTGTCGCAAGCAGAGTAAGTCGCTTCATTGTAGGCATCCTTTCAGGGTTAAGCAGGCGATGAAGAGGCGAGGTCCGCGAGCGCACCGGCCGCAATGGCGATGAGGTTGCGCTGGGTCTGTTCGTAGTCTTCCAGCCACCCGTCGCTGCGCCGGTGAGCATGGACGGCCAGGATTGCACCGGCTTCGACCCCGAGAGCCGCGCCGACAGCGAGGACGATTTCCGCTTCCATTTCGATCCCGTCGACGCCGAGCGCGGCAAGCGCATCGACAAGATCAGGATTGGCGTTGCCGTCGCGGTGATCCGGGCGGCCCTGGGCGCGGTAATATCCATCGGCAGTCACCACCGACCCGGTGCGTCCAGCCAGTCCCATGCTGGAGCGCTTTCCGTCGAGCGCCGAAACGATCGCCGCCGCCGCATGAACGGGCTCACCCGCGGGCGAGTAGGGGCGGGCACAGGCGCTGTTGGCCGGGGTTTTCTCCACCACCACGAAATCGCCAAGCGCTAGATCGTCCGAAAGCGCCCCCATGCCGCCGATGCGCACGATCCGCTTCACCCCGAGTGCCGCCAATTCCACCATGGCGATCTCGGTGGAGGCGCCGCCAATCCCGGTCGAGCAGATGCCAATCCGGTGGCCGCCGAAATATCCCACGCCCATGCGGAATTCGCGGTTCTGCCCCACGATCTCGAAATCGGAGAGCACGCTCGCCGCCATATCCACCCGCGCCGGATCGCCCGGCAAAAGGAAGTCGGTCGGCACGATCTCGGGCCGGGGCAGGTGCACAGGGCTGTCGCCCTTCCAGGGCCAGGTTGCCGAACGGTCGATCATCGCCATGACAGCAACCATTTTTCAGCCTGCGCCAGCACCTGATAAACCAGGATGCCCAGCAGCGAGGTGACCAGAACCATCGCAAACAGCAGCGACGATTTATACGTCGTGCCGGCGAACACCATGAGATAGCCGAGCCCCATGCCGCCCGAGAGCCATTCGGCCAGGATCGCCCCGATCGTCGCCTGGATGGCGCCGATCTTGAGGCCTGCGAAAATCTCCGGCACAGCCGCCGGCATTTCCACCCGCCTGAGCTTCTGCCACCGGTTGAGCCGCAGGATTTCGCAAAGCTGATGCAGGTTGGGCGAGAGCGAGCGCAGCCCCAGGATCGTGCCGATCATCACCGGGAAGAACACCAGCGATACGGTGAGGACGATCTTCGAGGTCAGCCCCAGCCCGAACCACAGGATGAACAGCGGCGCCAGCGCGATCTTGGGCGCCGTCTGGAAGAACAGCAGATACGGCGCCACGACACGTTCGACGCGCGGCCATTTGGCGAGCACGAACCCAACGGCGAAGCCGCCCAGCGAACCGAGCGCAAATCCGGCGACGATCACCCCCAGCGTATGGCCCAGATGCGGCCAGATCTCGCCGGTCGTGAACAGTCGCACCAGTTCGTCCCACACGGCATCGGGGCCGGGCAAAACGAAACGCGGCACGTCGAACGCGGTGACATAGCCCCACCACGCCGCAATCAGAACGATCGGGGTGATGATGAAGGAGGCGATGCGGACAAGCGGAGACTGGGTCATTTCAGCTCCTTGCGCAGCACCGAAAGCCAGTTGTGGAAGCCGGGCAAATCCTTGGTCGCTTCGCTGCGCGGCTTGGGCAGGTCGACCGTATGGATCGTCCGCACCCGCCCCGGCCGCGCCGACATCACCGCCACGCGATCCGAAAGGTACGCGGCTTCTTCGATCGAGTGCGTCACGAACACGATCGTCGCGCCCACTTCCCGGCGGATGCGCAGCAATTCATCGTTCATCCGGTCACGGGTGAGAAGGTCCAGCGCGCCGAAGGGCTCATCCATCAGCACGATCTTGGGCCGATAGACCAGCGCCCGAGCGATCGCGGCGCGCTGGCGCATGCCGCCCGAGAGCTCTTTGGGCAGGGCCTTGGCGAAATCCTTGAGTCCGACAAGTTCGAGCATCTGCCGCGCCTTCTCGTCACTTTCCTTGCGCGGCTCGCCGAAGGTGTCGAGCGGGAAGCGGACATTGTCCAGAATGTTGAGCCAGGGCAGCAGCACGGCTTCCTGGAACACGAAACCGATATCCGATCCCTTGGCGGGTGCGCCTGATTGCCATTCCAGTGTTCCCGCGCTCGGCGTGATCAATCCGGCGAGAATACGCAGCAGGGTGGACTTGCCGCAGCCCGATGGGCCGATAAGGCTCAGAAACTCGCCTTCCTCGATTTCGAAGGTCGTGGGGGCGAGGGCTTGGACGGATTGACCGCCACGCGACTGAAAGGTCTTGGCGACGTCGGTGGCTTGAAGCAGTTTCAACGCAGGCACTCCCAAGTGCGTATCAATTTTAAGACCGGTGGCCGTTTTGTCTAATTAGTGAGACAGCAGGAAATCGCCGGCGTCAAGAGTGGCTGCAAATTTTTGCCCAACGTGCCGGCATCGTCTTGCGATTGGCGTTAAAATAGGCAATCTCCCGACGCGCAGATGCGCAGGCAACCGAGGTGAAATGCGGATGAACACGCTTAGCGGCTGTGGCTTCGTAGCGATATGGAACGATGTGTCGCGGGGCACGGAAGAAGATTTCAAGGACTGGCACGCTCACGAGCACATGCCCGAACGGCTGGCCATCCCCGGCTTTTTGCGGGGCACGCGCTGGGGTAGCGCGCAGGCACGGCCGCGCTATTTCACGCTCTACACATTGAGCGGGCCCGAGATAGCGCGCTCATCGCCTTACCTTGATCGCCTCAACGCTCCCACGCCATGGACACGGCGTGTCATGAATACGTTTCGCGATAATTCCCGTTGCGTCGGCGATTTCGTTGCCAGTTTGGGAGAACTGCCGGGCAGGGAGGTCATCGTCTGCCGGCTGCACGGCCCGGTAACTGACGGATCGCTTTTCGACAAGATCATGACTGTCGAAGGTGTCTCCGGCTGTCATGTCGGCTTGTCTGATGCCGCAACGTCCGCATTGCCGACCGTCGAGCGACAGGGCAGGGAGGTGCTGGAGCCTCAAGGTTTGGTCATCATCTCCCTATTGCCCGGCTTCGACAAAGGTGCCGCAGTCACTGCTCTGTTGCCTTCAGAAGCGGCAGTCGTGCTAGCTACCATGTCGGTCGAACTCGACATGAAGGCGGCTCAGGATACTGTCTAAATTTTTGGAGATGTTGATGAAACGGTCGCAGGTAAGAGGACTTAAGGTGTCGGAGCGACATTTTTCGGCGCGTTGCACAAGCTTTGCGCACATTATGCAAGCTTGTCTACTTTTTGAGAATTGATCTTGACAGCGATTGTGACGCAAGTGTCTTGTAGCTTCACCATCACTCTGGCGTTCAAAAGGGGAACATCATGAATCGCCGTGTCCTGCTTGCTTCGGCAGCAATCTGTGCAGTGCTCGCCGGGGCACTTCCCGCCTCTGCCCAGGAATTCGTCGCCCGCATCGGTCACCTTGAATCCGATCAGCAGCCGCGCCACCAAGGCCTCGAAATGGTTGCCGAGCTCGTCTCCGAGCGCACCGATGGCGCCGTCGAGTTCCAGCTTTTCCCGGCCGGCCAGCTCGGCCAGGCCCGCGAAATGAACGAAGGCACCCAGCTTGGCCTCTTGGAAGGCACCGTGTCGCCTGCCGCCTTCCTCGCCGGCTTCAACCCCGCCGTTTCGATCCTCGACGTGCCCTTCCTCTATCCTGCCGATCGCGAGCAGGCCAACGCGTTGCGCACCGGACCTTTTGGCCAGGCTGTCCTCGATAGCTTCGCGCCGCTAGGTCTCAAGGCCATTGCCATCTGGCCGAACGGGCGCAAGTCAATCACCTCGAACGAGGACATCGCCGCGCTCGAGAACTTTGCCGGCCAGAGCTTCCGCGTCATGGATTCCCAGGTGCTGATCGAGCAGTTCAATGCCGTTGGCGCTTCTGCCATCGCGCTGCCTTTCGGCGAGCTCTATACCGCCCTCCAGACCGGTGTGGTCGACGGGCAGGAAAACGCCCTCGATACCATCGCCACCATGAAGTATCAGGAAGTACAGGATTACCTCCTGATCTCCGAGCACGGCGCCAATGAAGACATCGTGATGTTCAACCAGGGCTGGTGGGATTCGCTTCCTGCCGAGTACCAGACCGTGATCGTCGAAGCTTTCGAAGAAGTCCGTCCGGAAGTGGAAGCCCTCAAGGAAGCCGCGCAGGAAACTGCCCTCGCAGCCATCCGCGAGAGCGACATCACCATTTACGAGCTCGACGACGCCCAGCGCGCCGCGTTCCGCGAAACCATGTACGGCCCGGCCCGTGACGCCTATCTTGCCGGTGCTGGTGATGCCGGTCAGGGGATCGTCGATACCTACGAAGCCGAATACGCTGCCGTCGTCGGCGAGTAATCGCCTGTTGCCAATGCGGATGCGCTGAAACAAGCGCCCCGCAAGTTTCGAACGGGCGCCGAGTTGGATACAGCTTGGCGCCTCTTCTTGTTAAATAGGGGTGCCAATCAGATGAACCCGAAAGATGCAGTTGCAAGAGCGCTGGGCGCCCTTGCTTCGTTCGAGCGCATAGCGCTCGCCTTGTTGATGCTGACCATGGTGATCATCACCGTCGGTGGCGTTCTGGTGCGCGAAATCGTGCCCGCCTATTCGCGCAACGTCGCCTGGGTCGATGAGGGCGCTCGCTACATGATGGTCTGGCTGGTGTTCCTCTCGCTTGGCCTCGCGCTACAGGAAGGCCGGCAGATCGCCATGACCAGCTTCCTCGAGCGCATGAGCCCCACGGTCCGGCTTTGGCTTGGACGGGTCATCGATCTGACTGGCCTCGTCCTCTCGCTCTATATCGCCTGGGTCGGGCTGGAAATGGCTCAGAACGTGGCCCGAACAGGCCAGTTCAGCCCCACTCTGAGGATTCCCGCCTCCATTCTTTACTACGCGCTCCCCGCCGGCTTCCTGCTCCTGGCGCTGCGCTACGCCTTGAGCCTGTTCGGCCTTTTTGACCGCTGGTCGCAACCCTCTGGAGCCGCGCACTGATGTTGATCGCCGCTATCGTTATCGGCGCCATGGCGCTGCTTTTCCTCGGCTTTGAGATGCTCATCGTTCTCGGCTTGCCGGGGATTCTCACCAAGGAATTCTTCTATTCAACGATGCCCGACCTCATCTACGGTCAGCGCATCGTCGGCGGCATCAATCATTCGACGCTGCTCGCCATCCCCTTCTTCATCTTCGCCGCCGAGATCATGTCCAAGGGCTCCATCGCCCGGCACCTCACCAACCTGGTCGGCGCCTTTCTCGGCCATCGCCGTGGCGGCATGGGCCTGACCACAGTCGCGACCGCCGCAGCTTTCGGCTCGGTTTCCGGTTCCGCGCCCGCTACCGTGGCCGCGTTGGGCGGCATCGTTTATCCCGAACTCAAGCGCCAGGGCTATTCCGACAAATTCTCCCTGGGCCTCATCGTTTCCTCCTCGGAGGTTGCGCTGCTGATCCCACCCTCGATCACGCTGATCATCTATGCCTGGCTTACCGGCACCTCGGTGGCCTCGCTCTTTGCCGCCGGCCTTGTCGTTGGTGTTTTCCTCTCGCTGGTCTTTTGTGCCTATGTGCTGATCTACGCCTATCGCAACGGGTTGACCGGCGATGCTCCGCTGCCCTGGAGCGAACGCATGAAGGTGATCGGCCGCAGCATCTGGGCCATCGGTCTGCCGGTGGTGATGCTGGGCGGTATCTATTCTGGCCTCTTCACCCCCACCGAGGCCGCAGCCGTCAGCGTCGCCTACGCCCTGCTTGTCGAAGTGGTCATCTACCGCCATATGGGCTTTAAGGACGTGATCAATGTCGCGACCGGCGCCGCGGTGACCACGGGCACCATATTCGTGCTCCTCGCCATGGGCTCGATCGTTGCCTACTTCATCACCCTGGCCCAGCTTCCCGCCATGGTCATCGATTTCCTCGAGATGATCGATGCCAACTGGATCGTGTTCCTGCTGATCGTGAACGTCTTGTTCCTCGTCGCAGGCATGTTCATCGATCCCAACTCGACGATGTTGATCCTGGTCCCCGCTCTCTTTCCGGTGGCGCAGAGCTTCGGAATCGATCCGATTCACTTTGGCATCATCGTATGCCTCAACACATGCATCGGCATGATAACACCACCCTTTGGACTCGACATATTTGTCGCCTCCTCGACCCTCGGGGAGTCGGTCACCAAGATCATCTCGGGCATCATGCCGTTCATCATCGTGAACCTTCTGGCCCTGCTGGTCATCAGCTATCTGCCTGATATCTCTATGTTCCTCCCGCGCCTCCTGGCGCCCTAAAGAAATGGGCCGCCCACTGGGCGGCCCTTTTCATTTGAAGCTTTGAAGCGCTCAGCCCTTGCTGGCCGGCGCAAACTCCGAAATCCCCCCATGCGCCGCCGACCACGTCGCCGGATCGTTGAGGAAGCTCTCCACCTCATTGAGCGTATTGGCGTCGAAATGCCCGGATTCCTTGGCTGCATCGAGCACGTCCCACCAGGTGGCAAGGTAATGCAGCTCGATCCCCAGCTCCTTCATCAGGTCACGGCTCTTGGGGAAAATGTCGTAAAAGAACACCACAAAGCAATGATCGACCTTTGCGCCGGCCGTGCGCAGCGCATCGGCGAACATCACCTTCGAGCGCCCGTCGGTTGCAAGGTCCTCCACCAGCAGCGTGCGCGCGCCGGTCACCACTTCACCCTCGATCTGAGCATTGCGGCCGAACCCCTTGGCCTTTTTGCGCACATATTGCATGGGCAGCATCAGATTGTCGGCGATCCAGGCTGCGAAGGGAATGCCCGCCGTCTCGCCACCGGTCACCACGTCGATCGACTCGTACCCAATCTCGGTAGCGATGGTATGCGCGGCCAGATCCATCAGTTTCGAGCGCAGGCGCGGGTAGGAGATGAGCTTGCGGCAGTCGACATAAACTGGGCTGGCCCAGCCGGACGTAAAGACGAAGGGATGCTCGGCGTTGAAATGGATGGCGTTGATTTCGAGCATCATCCGGGCGGTTTGCCGGGCGATGGCTTTCTTGTCGTCGCTGAGGCGCAATGTGCTCATGCTATGAGGGTCCCTTCATCTTGTCCTTTGTGCGGTCGCGCAAAATCGCGGCCGCCAGACGGAAGGTCCAGCGCCGCCACGGCGGTTAAATTGAGTGCAACCGGTTCGCTATAACCCTGTGCTTAAAGTCCAGTCAACACGCTCGCCGGCAAACAACGGGACTATTTCCCGATCTTCCACCGAAACGCTTTCCGGTGCCGTCCATGCGCGCTCTTCATAGGTGACGCGGGTTTCCGAGGGTGCAAAGCCGTAGAAGGCCGGCCCGTTGAGCGAAGCGAAAGCCTCGAACTGGTCCAGCGCACCTTCTTCGGCAAACACTTTCAGATACGCCTCGACCGCTACCGGCGCCGAAAACACCCCGGCGCACCCACATGCCGCTTCTTTCAAGTGCTTGAGATGCGGCGCGGTATCGGTGCCCAGGAAATAGTTTGCGGACCCGCTCGTTGCCGCCTTGCGCAGGGCGAGCTGATGCGTGCGCCGCTTGAGAATGGGCAGGCAGTAATAGTGCGGCCTGATCCCGCCCTCGAACAGCACGTTGCGGTCATAGAGCAGATGCTGCGGCGTGATCGTTGCCGCGATCCGATCGCCGCGGCTGGCCACGAACTGCGCCCCTTGCTCGGTCGTGATGTGCTCCATCACCACCTTGAGCGTAGGATGCCGGTCGAGTAGGGGCGCGAGAATATCGTCGATGAACCGCGCTTCCCGGTCAAAGATATCGACTTCCGGATGCACCAGTTCCCCATGCGTCAACAGCGGCATCCCTGCTTCCGCCATGGCCGCAAACACCGGATCGAGGCCTTCTACCGAAGTCACCCCATGCGCCGAATTGGTCGTCGCATGCGCTGGATAAAGCTTGGCCGCCGCAAAAATGCCGTCCCGGTGCCCGGCGACCAGATCACCGGGGTTGGTGTCATCGGTCAGATAGCACGTCATCATCGGCGTGAAATCGACCCCTTCGGGCACTGCCGCCAGCACCCGCTCGCGATAAGCTTCCGCCATCGCCGCCGTCGTCACCGGCGGCACGAGATTGGGCATGACAATCGCCCGCTCGAACTGCCGCGCCGTATAGGGCACCACCGATTGCAGCACTGCCCCGTCGCGGAAATGAACGTGCAAGTCCACGGGCTTGCGCAGGGTGATCGATCTCATAGGGTGCCTTTCGGAGTGGGTCAGAAAAAGTTGCAAACTTTTTCGGTTCGACCTCGCGACAAGAAACGAGAATCAGTTGGACGACGTCACGGCCTTATAGAGCACATCGGTGCCTTTGATGAGGTCATCGATATCCATGGCTTCATGCGGGTTGTGCGAGCCGTTGGCGTTGCGCACGAACACCATCCCCGAGGGAATGCCCGCATTGGCGAATACCGCCGCGTCGTGCCCGGCGCCCGAGGGCAGGGTCTGCGGGTCGAGCCCGCATTCGCTGGCCGCTTTGGAAAGCATCTCGATCACCTTGGTATCCATTCGCGCAGGCTCGGTATAGACCCGATCGTCGAATTCGAACACCACGCCCCGCTGCTGCCCGACGGCTCGGCATTCGGAGCGGAACAGCTCGTAAAACCCTTCCAGCGTATCATGGCTCTGGCTACGGACCTCGAACGAGAACATGACCTCGCCCGGAATACGGCTGATCGCGTGCTCGTCCGGATCGGTGCCCACGATCCCCGTGGTCACCACCAGATCAAGCCCGCGTTCCAGCAGCACGCGCCAGTGCTCGTCCAGCCGGCCCACCAGGTCGGCGAAGGCGAACACCGCATCCTTGCGTAGCCAGCGCGGAATGGTGCCCGAATGCCCGGCCTCTCCTCGGCACACCACGCACCGGTGCCGTAGATTGCCACGGATGCCCGAGACGACCGCCGCGGGCAACTCGCGGTCGGTCATCACGGGACCCTGTTCGATATGCAGCTCGAGATAACTCGCGGCCTTTTTCACATCGAACAGAGTTCTGCCCTCGCGGATCGGCTCGATATCGATGCCCGTCGCTTCCATGGCTTCGGCCAGCGTCCGCCCCACGCCGCGCGAGCGGGCAGCGAGATCCTTGCCGTCCAGAATGCCAAACAGCGCCCGCGACCCGATGTTAGCCCGCCCGTAAAAGGCGCTTTCCTCGCCGCGCAGCATCATCACCCGCACCGGCGTTGTGAGTTCGCGTCCCGCCTGACGCAGTCGCACAAGGCAGATCAGCCCCGCAACGATTCCAGCCGCGCCATCGTAATTGCCGCCCTGCGGCACCGAATCCGCATGCGAGCCGATATAGTGCGCGGGCCGAGACCCATCATCCTCAGGCGTCCGAACTATGAGGTTTCCAGCCGGATCGATGTCGATCAGGAGCCCGTGCGCCTCCGCCACTGCGGAGAAAATGGCTAGCGCCGCGTCCTCGCGG from Pelagibacterium sp. 26DY04 harbors:
- a CDS encoding hydantoinase/carbamoylase family amidase, encoding MNVVSPVPEIAWAGFDSEHALAEAIFAELARQTGDGVGITRECYSDREDAALAIFSAVAEAHGLLIDIDPAGNLIVRTPEDDGSRPAHYIGSHADSVPQGGNYDGAAGIVAGLICLVRLRQAGRELTTPVRVMMLRGEESAFYGRANIGSRALFGILDGKDLAARSRGVGRTLAEAMEATGIDIEPIREGRTLFDVKKAASYLELHIEQGPVMTDRELPAAVVSGIRGNLRHRCVVCRGEAGHSGTIPRWLRKDAVFAFADLVGRLDEHWRVLLERGLDLVVTTGIVGTDPDEHAISRIPGEVMFSFEVRSQSHDTLEGFYELFRSECRAVGQQRGVVFEFDDRVYTEPARMDTKVIEMLSKAASECGLDPQTLPSGAGHDAAVFANAGIPSGMVFVRNANGSHNPHEAMDIDDLIKGTDVLYKAVTSSN
- the pyrC gene encoding dihydroorotase, giving the protein MRSITLRKPVDLHVHFRDGAVLQSVVPYTARQFERAIVMPNLVPPVTTAAMAEAYRERVLAAVPEGVDFTPMMTCYLTDDTNPGDLVAGHRDGIFAAAKLYPAHATTNSAHGVTSVEGLDPVFAAMAEAGMPLLTHGELVHPEVDIFDREARFIDDILAPLLDRHPTLKVVMEHITTEQGAQFVASRGDRIAATITPQHLLYDRNVLFEGGIRPHYYCLPILKRRTHQLALRKAATSGSANYFLGTDTAPHLKHLKEAACGCAGVFSAPVAVEAYLKVFAEEGALDQFEAFASLNGPAFYGFAPSETRVTYEERAWTAPESVSVEDREIVPLFAGERVDWTLSTGL